Proteins from a single region of Catenulispora acidiphila DSM 44928:
- a CDS encoding type III secretion system chaperone family protein: protein MTIDPGAIPNFGPQQPPQGPPPIIKPDPNLIGDLFEQVGIKYGTDDEGDIVASWPGFRVYAMFRGENKELFAVRAFYERAYPLEEKQELLDVIDEWNRDSLWPKVYTHTNEEGVLRLVGESQMVVPQGVNVDYFVSSVMNWVQASIGFNGWLAERLGLEVEVDSLGRGEDDAENDNDLPGNDLPDKDFPGEDKNDG, encoded by the coding sequence ATGACCATCGACCCGGGAGCCATCCCCAACTTCGGCCCGCAGCAGCCGCCGCAGGGCCCGCCGCCGATCATCAAGCCGGACCCGAACCTGATCGGCGACCTGTTCGAGCAGGTGGGGATCAAGTACGGCACCGATGACGAGGGCGACATCGTCGCCTCCTGGCCGGGCTTCCGCGTCTACGCCATGTTCCGCGGCGAGAACAAGGAGCTGTTCGCGGTGCGCGCCTTCTACGAGCGCGCGTACCCGCTGGAGGAGAAGCAGGAACTGCTCGACGTCATCGACGAGTGGAACCGGGACTCGCTGTGGCCGAAGGTCTACACGCACACCAACGAGGAGGGCGTGCTGCGCCTCGTCGGCGAGTCGCAGATGGTCGTGCCGCAGGGCGTGAACGTCGACTACTTCGTCTCCAGCGTCATGAACTGGGTGCAGGCCTCGATCGGCTTCAACGGCTGGCTGGCCGAGCGCCTCGGGCTCGAGGTCGAGGTGGACTCGCTCGGCCGCGGCGAGGACGACGCCGAGAACGACAACGATCTGCCCGGCAACGACCTCCCGGACAAGGACTTCCCCGGCGAGGACAAGAACGACGGCTGA